Part of the Calliopsis andreniformis isolate RMS-2024a chromosome 12, iyCalAndr_principal, whole genome shotgun sequence genome, CTTGTTTATGGTTTTGACAATGCATTACATCACAATTACAATCAACATCATTAACACTTTCACTTGATATACAGCAATCAACCAAACATCTATTGGAAGAGTATCTAACAGTTGCTGAAACTTCAGCTCTGTCATACAACTCATTCTCTATCCCTTTAATATCCTTTTCAGAGGGATAAGTATCATTTTCTATATGTATACTTTTACTTCTACATTTTTCTGAATCACAGCATAAAGTCTCTTTCATCCTATGCACATCCAAAAGCCTATCCACATCATGTTTCAATGTACTTTCCAAATCTGATAATGAGAATTGAAACATCTCTTGTAGAAGTCTTTCGGGACCTGCTTTGGTAGAAGACATCTTGTGTTCCCATCACTAAAAAAAACGAGCAATATTATATTTAGGATAATATAACTAatcaaaattaataatgaagaaataaacCATACAATGTACAAAAATGTACATGCACTAAAGCTAAACTGTAACTAAAGTCTTAAGCCTTAGAGAAGCTGAAAATGAATGAATCAAAATATAGTTCTAATTAATGAGTACAAGATCACTATATATCTCTTCTATAGAAAGATATATCTttattacacatatataaaaGTTTCTTTTTAGTACACATAAGTCCATTATACAAGAAATTCATAGAAAGCTTTCATCATCAAATGCTAGTAAATTCGTATATACAATGAAATCATTATATGCAAGGAATCAGAATGAGAgtatgtataataaaattacCATAAATCTTTACTCAAAACCTTGTATGTGTAGATATATCAATAGATACTTTTGTATTCTATGGTGTTATACCATAGATGCATACAAAATGAGTGCCCCAACAAACTAAAATCAGGGAGATAGCTTATTCAGAtaaaagattgtggaatgaattATTCATTAACCAGATTGAATACCATTGTTCAATACATGACTCAAATAAGATTTCTGCAGTTCGAGCTATACAACAACGAATAAACTAATACTTCAATGGGCATGCTTTAACTCACAGATGAACTTTAGAACTCATTAGAATTTTCTTAGAAATTTTAATGTTTTCTATAGAAATAGGAGTTCTACTAGTTAAAACACAGGACCTACTACATGACCTAACGAGTTAAGCAGATTAACGAGAATCACATATAAACATATTTTTCTTAATGTTATGAATAAATTTTTCAAACGATTCCATTAAACGCGATTGGTCGCCGCAGTTATTTACTAGAAAGAATAATCATCGGAGTAATAGGAAAAGTTGATAACACGAAAACCGTAATCAGTCATCACGGTCGTGATACAAggcgagaaaaagaaaaaaagaaatctaCGTACACATACATAGCGTGCATCCTAGTCGCAGAAATTATTTAGTATAATGCAGTACACCATAGCTTCCACCGCGAAACTGCGGAGCATTCTCGAGGATATTTGAAACGCGTACCATATTAAAAGGCATTACACTCGTTTATTTACGAGCATACGCTGTGCCCACGACAGAACGCGTTCCGTATAGATGTCCGTGCCTTGTATTCCGTCTTGTTGCACGCACACGTACACACACACACCCATAGCGACTGCACCTAACATTGTGTGCGATCTCATGAATGCTGGCCTACATGTATAAGCGCACACATCGGCGTACGAGCGAGCGCGCGCGGGGTATACGCGCACACACATGCAAAACAATGCACGTAACGAGGTTGTTCACGTAGGAAACGTCGCGCAGTGTCTCGTAACTCGTAACGTAGCCGAAATGCCTAGGCTGGATCGAAGGCAACGAGAGCGAGCGATCGAGAAGCTCAGACTCGTTTCACGAGGCAGCCAAACGACAGCAGCATATTTCACAGGAGCTGCACGACTAGAATGCACCAGTCCCCCGATTATCCGATCGTTTTGTAGCGTACTCACCGTCAGCGAGCGATCGACGAATTCCCGCAGATCCCTCATCGTGCTGATCACGTATCTCCGAATCGTCTCCACTACTCCACTTCACCGAACTTAACGCGCTACGGGCGGTCGAACGCGAACCCGTTCTACCCGCTGGGTATATATCTTTCTGGTTACTGTAACGCGTTTCCAAGGTTTCAATCGCACAGCCACCAGATCTCGCGAAACGCTGGAAAACTAGTCGCGACACGGTAATCACGGGGTCGCAGCCGCACAAATCGGCCGTGTCACTTCATATTTGCGAAAAAATTCTGTTTACATTCGCCCAGAGGGACcacgaataaatatatatacggGATACGCATTCTGAGTAAAATACGTGCGATCAATCGACAGTGGTGCCAACATGTCGACGATCGTGCGCCGAGAGAATCGAATAACCAGCCCGAGAACGATCAGGCGCGTTTGTTTCGCGATGCCGCGAGTTTCAGGACGCTTCGTAGGTTTTCGAGCTGATTTTTTCGTTGTTTTCAGTGGATTGGGTCATGCGGGAGGTAGGAAGACGCGGGTTTTGGAAGGTTTTAACTTCGCGACATTGGCTGACGTCACGCGAGACCTCAAGCGCCATCGCATTCTTGGAAATGTACGCGCAGGCTTCATTGTTGGACAGCGATTGAGAACGATAGGCGCCGTTTTTGAAACCAGAGTCCCGGGTTAGGTTCAGGGAACGAGATATTTGACACGTTCATCGTCGAGGAATCTCTCTGGATTTTTTATATCCTTTCGCTTGTGCATATTACTTCGAACAGGTATGTTTCATAATTTAATGATATGTTCATTAGTTTTCGTAAATACAGCTGTTTATTATCGATACATACGTAGCGTCAACAGTGATATAATGATCACATAACAAAATTTCAGTAACAATATCAAGTTTCTGTGTTTATTTCAATCGTATTATTCGACGATTGTTAATGGTAATAACATCGATGTACAATATTGAATAGTTCATCCGTAATAAATATTAAACGCTTCGGAAAGATTTTATTATTAGAGGCAGTGACGAGGTAAAGTAATATGTTCGATGATGAACTAACTTCGGTCTGTAAGTACAGAATAAATGTAACATATCTTGGCAAGAGatattataatataagtacagaaGACATGGAGTACTTTTAATAATCAAATTACAATTATGAatacattttaaaaattattgctCCCTtcgagaagcatataataataatatcgcgtaattttttagaaatatgtatatgtatatatatatttacaattatttgATCATATCCTACATAATATACAAATtgtttatatgtatacatatataattataaaaaataaacagaatagttgcAGTATAAAGGTAAAAtataattcgttttaaatgCAATTACCTCTGCTCATCGCTTACGTGATATTCAGTAAGGTTGCTTGGTCAAGCAAATGATGATCAGTGATGATTTTATAAGCGCTGACTTTTTTCAATTCATTCACATTAATAAGATTCAAtgagatttaaaaatataatctaaTCCACTCTTACTTATTTCATTTATTGCGTTTTAGCAAACAACAATCTTCCCCTAATCATTAACTTActagtaaaaaaatatatttattagtttttatatttttaatgtatctaAATATCGCAAAAGACAGGAAGAGGTTGTTTTAATAAGAAAAAGTTTTTCTCAATCTTCGCTAATTCATGATTTCTCTTCGGTCGTCAtctgtttattataaatgtTACTAACTAATCAGTAAGAAAAGAAAGATAACGGTCCAGAAgaaaagtttaaatatttaattaatacaGCGACGAattgctgttatatttatcttgcacTTCGCAACAAGGCGATTGATAAGTGCATTCTTTGGTTCTATAGTCACTTAATATAATTATTGCTATACGTACATATTTCATACAGTCATAATAAATACTTAAAAACAATATCGACAATATCTTCTTTTTAAATGCTGCTCGCAGTGTAACACAGAAAATAGTTGCCCAATAAGTGAATAGATAATATATAAATTCATGATTAAGGCCACAATAATAGAGTGAACTTTTTAACATGTATGATTACCAAAGAgaatatgaaaatattaaatgtaATTAACATTTTCCCACTTTATAATCCTTAAATAAAAGCTTTTATCAGTGCCAGGTTCTCGTCTTATATAAATGACAAATATTATTTCAGTATCAACACTATTTGCTATTACAAATAGGTTGTACTTCCGCGCTTGTACAGTCAAATCCTTCGAAAAATGCAAAATCGCCGAATACACGATAAAAAATCTTGAGATTCCCTTCTCAAAAGCTAACACTTAATCTTATAAAGTAATAACTTCTCGCATCAGTAACGTGGTCGCGACTAAAAGTGAGATTTATCATCGTTTTCATTTATCCTAAATACACTTATTATAAATATCTATTTTTGGATGAACAGCAGTttagtaaaataaaaaatcgtACTTTCTGACGTTTTTTAGGGTGCACACCCATCTCGTGTAATTTCAAGAAATGCCTGCGTGGGGTGCCCTCATCTAGCGGTCGAATACTTATTTGGTCGATTGTGAGATTACTCTACAATGaagtttaataaaaaatttataatcGCTTCGGAAAGCTTAAGTGCTTACTTAGTAATTTTGTTATTAAAATATGGAACACGCGCAAGGCACAGTACTCTCAAGCTATCACACGTGTTAGGATGAATCaacattctttttttctttcgatAATTAGATCATTTTAAATACAGAGTTAGCACCAGTCCAATCTTGTTAGAGTGAGCAAGTATCGTCCCTATAAATTGTGGCTTTTTTACAAGTCACATTCGTAGCTGCAAGAAAAGTCATTCGCGCGCTCCTTTCCTTGACTGAAAGTGTATAAAGATTTCTTATTTTAATTTGCAAAACATTATAATTAAGGTATCATTAACATTAATACCACTATAAAGTATTTCACTGAGAATCAACAACCATATCCTCGGTTATTTGCAATACTAAATACATTACTAAATATAATTCAAAGCTCGTaaataatatgaaaaaaatGTAAAAGCTGCACATGTATATATGGTAAAACTTGATTTCGACGTGTTACGtataaaaaagtatatatatatgtctTACTACATACCTATATGTATAACCAACtccataaaatattatacaatataaCACATTGTTTCCCTTTTGCACCAGAATATTCTCTGTACCAAACGTCTTAGTACTGCAAAACAGTATTAATCTAACTCTCACTGCAATAAAACAACCTCTTGCAAaatcatttctttttttttttctcgtaTTGTCTTTAAGTATTTTTTTACTACGATACCTAATGGTTAAATTTTGAAGCTTCGTATAAAATTATGGGGGGAAAGTTATACAGAGGCAACGTTAGCATTAGTATCGTCACTTGCAGAAGTAAATGTCGTTAATTCTTCTAAGATTAATAGGATGTTATTTAAAACTGTTAATTTCATATATTCATATCGTAGAGGTGTGGAGGGGCACCTACCACTGAAGGCATCTGACAACCTCGACGAACTAAAAGTCGTACGGATGGTCCACCGTTTCGTATAATTTCAATTGCCTCTGTGTGTGTCATATTTTTAGTATTAATTCCGTTTATTTCAATTATCTGATCTCCCAcctaaaaatatttattgaagTATAGATATTATCTCTTCAACTGACAcactattatattttaatagtaGCATGCTTACTCTTAAACGATTGTCAATCGAGGCAGGACCGTTTTCAGCAATTTGTAAAACAAATAGCGGCATATTTTGAAATTCACGTCCTCCACGAATACTAAACCCAAAACCTCGGGTTCCACGAGTTAATTCGACAGCGTGATATTGTCCTCCATCTCCGTCACAAGTTGATTCGTCctgtaataatttattttaaaccATTTGTATTCAACCAAAGACTACTTACTTTCATATCGAGCGAGCAATACCTTTTGAGACAGAGATGTATTACTACAACAATCGTCAAGAGGataaccaatcgtcaatgtAACTGAATACCCAGAGTCTTTGATTAAATTTACGATATCCTTATGACAGACATTGGTAATATCTACATGATTCACGGCAAGAATATGATCACCAACATTTAGCCGTCCACATCTTTCAGCAGGCGAACCCTCGATGATTCTACCAATCGTCGAGCCTGCTTTATTTACTGAAGAAATAATTACGAAACCAAAACCTTCGTTTTCCATTCTAGTGACTGTTACATCGTAAgggtattggagattcattTGTCTACTATATGGAGCTTGAAGATTTTCTGGAAGATGTTCTTGGGTATTGATTCTACGACGTATGCCTAACGTAACCCTGCCATTTTGAGCGGCTGCTATCATCAATTGGACAACGTGGTGATGGGATGAGTTCATTACACTTTCACCATCGACAGACATAATCAAGTCGCCAGTATTTAATCTGTTGTCCAAATCAGCTGCACCACCAGGTACGATATGTCCAACCGAGACCTGCTAACAGTCATGTTATCAGCATCTTTGATTTGATACTTCAGTAGAAAATGTTAACAATTCTTTCACTCACTTGAGATCCTTCCTCTGTACCGCCTACTATCCTAAATCCAAACCCTGTGTCCTGTCTTACTAACGTCACCAACGTTTCTATCCACTCTATATCAGGCACCATTGGGCATACTAATTCATTAGAATACTGAGGATACCTATAATTTTGATAGTAATGAAATGAtttatgaaaattcaaatttaaattcagtATCACTGAAATATTTACCGTGGTACTGAACTGGAATGTGGTTGCTCATGCTCAAAACTTGTAGTCTCCTTCCGTTTGTCCCATATTTCTCCAGTGTCAACATTTTGCTCTTGACCAATGGAATATACATTGTAATCTTGTTCACTATATTGAGAATGAGACTGGGAAGTATATAATTCTTTGTAGAAATCTGAGTGCAGGCATCCATTTTGCTTCAACATATTCTCGTGATGTGGTATATCAATGGAATATACGTCATTATTTATGTTTAATTTGTCATTTGTAACCCATTCCCTTTTTGCGGAATTTCTTACAGAGTCGTCATCCAAATTTGTCATCGCAACAAAATTATCGGATAAATTTGTAATATTCGCTTTGTATGGGTCAGAATAATACATACCATGTGTATATTCTGAGTATTTGTATCGATTATCGAGTGGATTTAgttcattttcattttgttCGTTCCAGTTCGATCTAATACCACTTGTTGGCGATTTCGGACGATTTCTGGTATCTATGAGTGGTGTTTTTGGTCGACtcggtacaacagtctttgtttGAGTACTATAAATATCAGCAGTAGGTGTTTTACTCCTAAAGAAATCTTGTGAATTCTTCTCTTTCTTATCACTTGATTTCAATGTCGTTCTTTGTACATGTATCAATGCTTCTTCGTTGCGAGGACAATCTTTTAGAACTTGTACTACTTCGGAGTGACACATGTTTCTTACATTAATATCATTTATATTAACTAAAATGTCTCCTTCCATCAAATTTTTACAACGTTGACGATCCAAAATCTTCTTCACTTTTTGACCATGAGCAGAATCCGCTATAGTGAATCCAAATCCCATGGTTCCCTTTACAATTGCAATACTGAGAAATTCAGGTTTGGAAGACATTGGCGAATCTTTACAATCGTTTAAATCATTGCTCTCTGACAACAGAATATCCGTACTACTAGGTCTTTTAATTGTGTTAATTTTATCCGAAATGCAGAGATCTGGCATTGAGTTGACAGAAGTTGTGGCAAGATTTTCACCATTCTGGAGACTATGTACTGGCAAGAATGTAGAGTCCAGGAaattgaaacgaccattactttgaagGGTAGGATCCAAATCCATGTACATCCTGGGATCTTCTGTTAAAATATCTGAGAAAATAGAGTTTATTCTTCTACcaaaaagatataaatacataacATGGTTTTTACCTGGTGCATTAACAGCAATAGTAGTAACAACTTCTGTGTTGGGATCATTTGGATCAAATGGCAATGGATAACCTCTACATACTTCCAATGTAACAGTTTCACCACTACCAATAGATTTAAAAACGTTCACCATTTCATTATGTGTGAATCCCAGAACACATGTATCATTAACATACACCAAAACGTCGCCTGCAATTTTGTttataaaaaactgttctaatgtcATTGTAGACAGATTTTTTAGATAAGCTTATACTTTACCAGTTTGTAATTTTCCATCCAACCATGCTGGTCCATTGGGAACAACACTTTTTATTTGTAAAAATTCTTCTACTGAATCATCTCCACCAACAATGGTAAATCCTAGCCCTCTTGAACTCTTTATCAGAGTAGTTCTTATCCTCTGACCCTTTAGTTTGTCTGGATTTCTTGTAAAGTTAGGACTTTTCCTCTCTCCTAAACCCTGTTGTGCACGTTTTGCTTGCAAAACTGGATTTTCATATTGAGTTCGGCGATTTACATGGTCAATAAAATATGTGCCATAGAGAGTATCATCTATTTTTTCCCAACCATATGGTAATTCATCATCCAAACATTCTTCAAGAGATCGTTTTTGGAATTTAGATAAACGTGggtctaaccagtgtgaagtgccTGTATTATGACTGTAATATAAGCatcaataaataaatcaatattTTATGCAATAATATATTAAATAGAGTCTATTTTCAGCAGTTAATATATGTTATATGTACTCTATAAAATAAACTTCTCCTGTTTCTGTGTATGCCTTCTCCCAATTTGGTGGCAAAGGTCCTAACTGGTCTTCTGTAGCTTGATTACGACTTCTACCGCTTTGCTCTTGGTTGGATATTCCTGTATTTTGTTCAGAACTTGAATTGTACAAATATGTAGGTGGAATACGATGACCGGTTTCATCGTTTCCACTAATTGCTAGTACCTCCTTGTCCATGCTTTCTCCtgtaattgcaattattagtataTAGAACATAtaacatataatataataatatttctaTACCATCATTAGTATTATCAATTGACGTTGTATCCTCTGTTTTTGTAGCCATTTTGTGATTCCTTAAGCTTTACCTTAGTACCCTATCAGATAATTAAATTGGGATATTAAAACTTTGATTTGAAGTCCATAATTTAACTTTAATAAAACACACATATTTTTTTAGTTTTGATCAACTAATAGTGCATAGAAGTTGCATTACACTACAGAGAATCATAAGTTAAcataaaataacattcacagcaGTCGGAAAATACTAGTAATGATATACTATATCAGAACCAtgaattgtatttcatgcgttacGACACCCTTTATGCAACCTTTCCACACATTTTTCACGTTATTTCAGGATTAGTTGCGCGAAGACAGTAATCGCGTTATCCAGACTATCAGTAGTCCCACAGCGACCCGAAAACGCTTTTATCGCGGCGATTCCAAACACATCTGACAGATAAGAGGCGACGAAAACGTTGACAGTGAACGGAAAGTTTATTTTCCGACACTATCGTCCACCGTCATGCACCGTGGACAGGATACCCTAGGCCTCCAGGCATGGACAGGTGTCCGTAGTAAAATTACATAAAGAAGGAGAAGAACAGGGCACACACGGCAGACGTGGATGCATTCTTACGAATGCATTCACCCGAGAAAGCTCGTGCGTAGCCCACATATCGCGCATCATTGAATCACAACTTTCTACctaggaaagttaacgtcacgtcTCCCTGTGTACAACGTAAATATGTTTTTCATCGAAAGACGCGAACGAGAATCCATTCACCTCGCATGCATACCTTAAAGAAACGTTACTTTtttcctctctttctttctACTACATGCTCCCTCACGCTCATACGCGTTCGTAGAACCGAGATCGGGATTGCATGAAAATTCACGAAGTGGGAAATAATGATATAGTAGGAGCTAGGAAAACGCATACGTATTTCTTCGGGATAGCTTTTTTTCAGGGAAAGTTACTTACACTGATTTACAATGATGCAGGGCCCTATTGAGTCGACCATCGTGGATCAGCCGTGTTGATCAGGCTGAAATATTTCGGCACTGAATCACTTCGGGACCGCGGAAATGCTCATCATTTTCGAAATGTTAATGAACAGTGGATACGTGCGAGTGATCGTTGCACAGCTACATCACACACGGTACTGCACTCGAACGCAACATGGGCATTTAACCGACTATTGCAGCTAAAGCGTCATCTTGCAGTTGGATCATGCACTGGGCTTAATGGCGGGATATTTGATCGTACGAATTATAGAAAAGGGTTCGTATTTTCATAACATCTGTTTTATTGTCAACATTTTCaggtattaaacaatatatgttTAGATTATCTGTAGTTCTCAAAGTAAACGAAGTATGCCAGATTTAAAGTCTAAGAAAGTTGGATAAAATTGTAGTCGTCGATAATCCTATACCTGCTTTCCCTATAATGTGTTAAATTATCTAAAAAGCGCATGCTGCTTTCATTATGCAGCTTGGTAAGAACAGGTGGTAGCGGTGTTATTCCTGCAGTGTCCGCAAGATCGTCATAATATTTTTCCTGCATGAATCCCATCATGTGGAAGTGCTTCTTTTGAAGTCCCTCCTTCAGGCGTTTCTCTAATTCATCCCTCTCATCTTTTAACATGTCTGCCTTGGAAGGGAAGTCCTTCACACCGTTCCAATATTTAAGGATAAATCGAACCTAAGAGTTAACAGAGAGCAATTGAATGATCTCAGTAAAGTGGCACCGCTGTAGTattgattattattttcaaccgCACCTGCAGATCGAACATGCTGAAGGCGCAAACGTAGAACGGAAGACCGATCAAAGCGAGGGTGGGATTCTCGATCGATACAAGGTGCTTCCACAATGGCGTTACCATATTTGAATCTACACGTACGCCGCATTTCTCGCTCAAAAATGGGAAACTGTACTTGTATCCTACGATAAGATAATCATCAATACATATCTATAAGTAGAACGTAATAATATGTACCTGTGCAGTAGAAGACTATGTCCACCGAGTCGCTGGAATTATCGGTGAAGCGGACTCCATTTTCGGTCAACTCTTTCACATCCGGtttctaaaaatttgaaaaactttCATAGAATCTTCAGTCACGTGTGtccttattttctttttttcaattACCTGAACAACATTATCAGGAAACACAGTGCCGATTGGGTCCTGCAAGTGATGGCTCAAAAGAACTCGCTTGGCTTTTCTCGATATCTCCAATGCCAAATCCATTCCTATGATTTAAAAATAAGTAATGTGAGAAGGTTCGTGATTAATATCGTGTAATAACATACCAGAAGGGCCTGCTCCAATAACAAGTACGGCCTTATCGGCGAATACTTCAGGAATTCTGTAATCGTGACTGTGCAATTGTTGACCTTGGAAAATACTCTTGCCTTTTATGCTCGGAACACTAGGCtcgaagtaatgaccattgcataCCATGACCGCGTCAAACGAATCGTTTAAAACGACATTCTTCTGCAGATCTTTCACCTTGATCGACCACTTCCGGTCCCCGCTAGAAGGTTCAACTAACTCGACGTTGTGTAAAAACTAAAAAATACATCCTTAGGCATTTTTTCTTCGATAACAAGATAGTATTACTTATCCTTAAGAATTGAGAGGTACCCGAATATACTGGCGAAGTTTAAAATGGTCGCAGTACGAGTTCAAGAAATTAAGTATTTGCGTGCGGGTCAAATAACTTTCAGGAACATCCGGTATGGGATAATCGGGATATCCCATTACTTCCTTAGGAAGGTTCGTTCTACATAATGTAAGCAATTTAGTACACTGCTCAAGACATTAAGTTGTACTCTCGTTTACATGTGGTTTACCTTAGATTTTTGTACATACTGGTATGTATGG contains:
- the LOC143186170 gene encoding membrane-associated guanylate kinase, WW and PDZ domain-containing protein 1 isoform X3, producing MATKTEDTTSIDNTNDGESMDKEVLAISGNDETGHRIPPTYLYNSSSEQNTGISNQEQSGRSRNQATEDQLGPLPPNWEKAYTETGEVYFIDHNTGTSHWLDPRLSKFQKRSLEECLDDELPYGWEKIDDTLYGTYFIDHVNRRTQYENPVLQAKRAQQGLGERKSPNFTRNPDKLKGQRIRTTLIKSSRGLGFTIVGGDDSVEEFLQIKSVVPNGPAWLDGKLQTGDVLVYVNDTCVLGFTHNEMVNVFKSIGSGETVTLEVCRGYPLPFDPNDPNTEVVTTIAVNAPEDPRMYMDLDPTLQSNGRFNFLDSTFLPVHSLQNGENLATTSVNSMPDLCISDKINTIKRPSSTDILLSESNDLNDCKDSPMSSKPEFLSIAIVKGTMGFGFTIADSAHGQKVKKILDRQRCKNLMEGDILVNINDINVRNMCHSEVVQVLKDCPRNEEALIHVQRTTLKSSDKKEKNSQDFFRSKTPTADIYSTQTKTVVPSRPKTPLIDTRNRPKSPTSGIRSNWNEQNENELNPLDNRYKYSEYTHGMYYSDPYKANITNLSDNFVAMTNLDDDSVRNSAKREWVTNDKLNINNDVYSIDIPHHENMLKQNGCLHSDFYKELYTSQSHSQYSEQDYNVYSIGQEQNVDTGEIWDKRKETTSFEHEQPHSSSVPRYPQYSNELVCPMVPDIEWIETLVTLVRQDTGFGFRIVGGTEEGSQQVSVGHIVPGGAADLDNRLNTGDLIMSVDGESVMNSSHHHVVQLMIAAAQNGRVTLGIRRRINTQEHLPENLQAPYSRQMNLQYPYDVTVTRMENEGFGFVIISSVNKAGSTIGRIIEGSPAERCGRLNVGDHILAVNHVDITNVCHKDIVNLIKDSGYSVTLTIGYPLDDCCSNTSLSQKDESTCDGDGGQYHAVELTRGTRGFGFSIRGGREFQNMPLFVLQIAENGPASIDNRLRVGDQIIEINGINTKNMTHTEAIEIIRNGGPSVRLLVRRGCQMPSV
- the LOC143186170 gene encoding membrane-associated guanylate kinase, WW and PDZ domain-containing protein 1 isoform X1 produces the protein MATKTEDTTSIDNTNDGESMDKEVLAISGNDETGHRIPPTYLYNSSSEQNTGISNQEQSGRSRNQATEDQLGPLPPNWEKAYTETGEVYFIDHNTGTSHWLDPRLSKFQKRSLEECLDDELPYGWEKIDDTLYGTYFIDHVNRRTQYENPVLQAKRAQQGLGERKSPNFTRNPDKLKGQRIRTTLIKSSRGLGFTIVGGDDSVEEFLQIKSVVPNGPAWLDGKLQTGDVLVYVNDTCVLGFTHNEMVNVFKSIGSGETVTLEVCRGYPLPFDPNDPNTEVVTTIAVNAPEDPRMYMDLDPTLQSNGRFNFLDSTFLPVHSLQNGENLATTSVNSMPDLCISDKINTIKRPSSTDILLSESNDLNDCKDSPMSSKPEFLSIAIVKGTMGFGFTIADSAHGQKVKKILDRQRCKNLMEGDILVNINDINVRNMCHSEVVQVLKDCPRNEEALIHVQRTTLKSSDKKEKNSQDFFRSKTPTADIYSTQTKTVVPSRPKTPLIDTRNRPKSPTSGIRSNWNEQNENELNPLDNRYKYSEYTHGMYYSDPYKANITNLSDNFVAMTNLDDDSVRNSAKREWVTNDKLNINNDVYSIDIPHHENMLKQNGCLHSDFYKELYTSQSHSQYSEQDYNVYSIGQEQNVDTGEIWDKRKETTSFEHEQPHSSSVPRYPQYSNELVCPMVPDIEWIETLVTLVRQDTGFGFRIVGGTEEGSQQVSVGHIVPGGAADLDNRLNTGDLIMSVDGESVMNSSHHHVVQLMIAAAQNGRVTLGIRRRINTQEHLPENLQAPYSRQMNLQYPYDVTVTRMENEGFGFVIISSVNKAGSTIGRIIEGSPAERCGRLNVGDHILAVNHVDITNVCHKDIVNLIKDSGYSVTLTIGYPLDDCCSNTSLSQKDESTCDGDGGQYHAVELTRGTRGFGFSIRGGREFQNMPLFVLQIAENGPASIDNRLRVGDQIIEINGINTKNMTHTEAIEIIRNGGPSVRLLVRRGCQMPSVVGAPPHLYDMNI
- the LOC143186170 gene encoding membrane-associated guanylate kinase, WW and PDZ domain-containing protein 1 isoform X4 gives rise to the protein MDKEVLAISGNDETGHRIPPTYLYNSSSEQNTGISNQEQSGRSRNQATEDQLGPLPPNWEKAYTETGEVYFIDHNTGTSHWLDPRLSKFQKRSLEECLDDELPYGWEKIDDTLYGTYFIDHVNRRTQYENPVLQAKRAQQGLGERKSPNFTRNPDKLKGQRIRTTLIKSSRGLGFTIVGGDDSVEEFLQIKSVVPNGPAWLDGKLQTGDVLVYVNDTCVLGFTHNEMVNVFKSIGSGETVTLEVCRGYPLPFDPNDPNTEVVTTIAVNAPEDPRMYMDLDPTLQSNGRFNFLDSTFLPVHSLQNGENLATTSVNSMPDLCISDKINTIKRPSSTDILLSESNDLNDCKDSPMSSKPEFLSIAIVKGTMGFGFTIADSAHGQKVKKILDRQRCKNLMEGDILVNINDINVRNMCHSEVVQVLKDCPRNEEALIHVQRTTLKSSDKKEKNSQDFFRSKTPTADIYSTQTKTVVPSRPKTPLIDTRNRPKSPTSGIRSNWNEQNENELNPLDNRYKYSEYTHGMYYSDPYKANITNLSDNFVAMTNLDDDSVRNSAKREWVTNDKLNINNDVYSIDIPHHENMLKQNGCLHSDFYKELYTSQSHSQYSEQDYNVYSIGQEQNVDTGEIWDKRKETTSFEHEQPHSSSVPRYPQYSNELVCPMVPDIEWIETLVTLVRQDTGFGFRIVGGTEEGSQQVSVGHIVPGGAADLDNRLNTGDLIMSVDGESVMNSSHHHVVQLMIAAAQNGRVTLGIRRRINTQEHLPENLQAPYSRQMNLQYPYDVTVTRMENEGFGFVIISSVNKAGSTIGRIIEGSPAERCGRLNVGDHILAVNHVDITNVCHKDIVNLIKDSGYSVTLTIGYPLDDCCSNTSLSQKDESTCDGDGGQYHAVELTRGTRGFGFSIRGGREFQNMPLFVLQIAENGPASIDNRLRVGDQIIEINGINTKNMTHTEAIEIIRNGGPSVRLLVRRGCQMPSVVGAPPHLYDMNI